The genome window CTGCCAATGCCGCAAAGAAACTTGCTGACCTGCAGGAAAGTCGCGAACGCAAGCTGGCGAACAAAAAGATCTCCGCCGCCGCCGATCTCGAAGCCGCCGAAGCTGCAGCAAAAGTCGCCGATGTTGATTTGTCCGCAGCACGCCAGCGTTTGCTCAATCTCGGGTTGAGCGAGAGCGAAATCAATCTGCTGGCCTCCGACGGTCGTCCAACTTCTTTGCTCACTCTGAAAGCGCCATTCACAGGGACCATCGTTGACCGCGACGTCTCCATCGGAGAGCGGATCGAACCTGGCGAAGCAATTTTCGTTCTGGCCGATCTCTCGACCATGTGGCTTGAGCTTTCCATTCCCGCCCGCGATGCCGCAGGCCTAACACTAGGAATGGAAGTAAGCGCAACTTTCACGGACATACCGGATACCGTCATCACTGGTAAACTTGTATGGGTCGCGAGTGCGGTAGATAAAAAATCCCGACGCATCCAGGCACGCGCCTTGGTCAGTGCACCTCCAGCTGCTTTGCGAAAAGGCCTGTATGGGGAAGCACGCATCTACCTTGGCAAGACTAGCCCTTCGCTCGCGGTTCCCACCAGCGCCATCCAGACCATTGAGGGGGTGCCTTTCGTCTTCGTCCGTCAAGAACCCGCCCTCTATGCAGCAACCCGCGTCGAACTCACATCCGGAGCGGCTTCTGGAGAACTAACCGCGATTCGCAGCGGGCTCGCGCCCGGCGACAAAATCGTCAGCCAAGGCAGCTACATCCTGCGTTCGGAATTTCTCAAGTCACTTCTCGGTGCCGGCTGCGTCGATGATTGATAGCCGCCACACCAACCGCATCCTGCTCTTTCTATTTTTCAATCTATTCCGCATCCATGTTCACACCTCTCATTCGTTTCTGTCTGGCCAACCGCCTGTTGGTATTTCTTTTCACCGCTCTGATCGCAGTCGCTGGGATCTGGGCGGGATCGCGTGTACCCGTTGATGCCTTCCCGGATACAACTCCGATCCAGGTTCAAATCAATACCGTCGCCCCGTCTCTCAATGGCGAAGAAATTGAACAACAGATCACGCTACCCGTTGAACTGGAAATCTCCGGTCTTCCCGGACTCGTCAGTGTTCGCTCAGTCTCCAAATTCGGGCTCTCCCAGGTTGTCGCCACCTTTGATGACGACACGGAAATCACCACCGCCCGACAGTACATTTCCGAAAGACTCCTCACTGTCGAACTTCCCGATGGAGTCGGCACGCCGCAAATGGGACCAATCTCGACCGGCCTCGGTGAAATTTTCCACTACGTGATTCGCAGTAACGATGGCAGCCGCAGTCTTGAACAACTGCGAACCATCCATGACTG of Akkermansiaceae bacterium contains these proteins:
- a CDS encoding efflux RND transporter periplasmic adaptor subunit; translation: MKSIPKLSRVICLGILSIFLAACGSEKNKTTNNSESAEASEESSGGEIEVHAVAACPTGEGCFICDASKRDAKRLWCKEHDRYEDRCFLCHPDIKDPKRLYCTEHGVYEDECYLCHPEVKDNKAGAAASSAPANVLMCNEHGVPEKECAICQPQLATSLKAGESLKIRVASAESMEKVGVKVSNPETTTAQPAVAAYATVDYNQNKVAKITPLVEGIVQRIAVIPGQKVAAGEILGTVNSPDFAEMKSRFLSANAAKKLADLQESRERKLANKKISAAADLEAAEAAAKVADVDLSAARQRLLNLGLSESEINLLASDGRPTSLLTLKAPFTGTIVDRDVSIGERIEPGEAIFVLADLSTMWLELSIPARDAAGLTLGMEVSATFTDIPDTVITGKLVWVASAVDKKSRRIQARALVSAPPAALRKGLYGEARIYLGKTSPSLAVPTSAIQTIEGVPFVFVRQEPALYAATRVELTSGAASGELTAIRSGLAPGDKIVSQGSYILRSEFLKSLLGAGCVDD